The Leifsonia williamsii genome includes a region encoding these proteins:
- a CDS encoding CGNR zinc finger domain-containing protein, with protein sequence MATDSILPRGTGQLLDTGDGAPWWFDSGSLALDFAYTGEEAVGGISAPAVTDPEGLNAWLTERFPEVAPTAGERELRDAGTLRAAIGRLARSASRGEPLAPDDVDVVNLFAATPDIPPVLAGGGRQAGRTNARPHQALGSIARDAVRLFGPEVGGRIRECAADDCELVYLDTSRSSNRRWCSMQRCGNRAKVRAHRARASRVAG encoded by the coding sequence ATGGCGACCGATTCGATCCTCCCCCGCGGCACCGGACAGCTGCTCGACACCGGCGACGGAGCGCCCTGGTGGTTCGACTCCGGTTCGCTCGCGCTCGACTTCGCATACACGGGCGAGGAGGCCGTCGGCGGTATCTCCGCACCGGCCGTCACCGACCCCGAGGGGCTGAACGCCTGGCTGACCGAGCGCTTCCCCGAGGTGGCGCCGACCGCAGGCGAGCGCGAGCTGCGCGACGCCGGCACCCTCCGCGCCGCCATCGGCCGCCTGGCCCGCAGCGCCAGCCGCGGCGAGCCGCTCGCCCCGGACGACGTCGACGTCGTGAACCTCTTCGCCGCGACGCCCGACATCCCGCCCGTGCTCGCCGGCGGCGGACGCCAGGCCGGCCGGACCAACGCCCGCCCGCACCAGGCGCTCGGCTCGATCGCGCGTGACGCCGTGCGGCTGTTCGGGCCGGAGGTCGGCGGCCGCATCCGCGAGTGCGCCGCCGACGACTGCGAGCTGGTGTACCTCGACACCTCGCGCAGCAGCAACCGGCGCTGGTGCTCCATGCAGCGCTGCGGCAACCGCGCCAAGGTGCGGGCCCACCGCGCCCGCGCCTCCCGCGTCGCCGGCTGA
- a CDS encoding biotin-dependent carboxyltransferase family protein has protein sequence MSLHVLAPGPLALVQDLGRPGLAHLGVSPSGALDRGALALANRLVGNAEGAAGVEVLLGGFEARVDAPLWFAVTGAEAPLTLDGRPLDPNLPHRAEAGQLLRLGGATAGLRLYLALRGGVAVPPVLGSRSRDVLASLGPAPLAAGDVLPAGDLAAHPVPAIDVVPVERPAAGAVEVHASRGPRADWFTPDALDAFYGTAWRIGADSNRVGARLDPPAAAPVSLLERRLHAELPSEPMVAGSVQVSPDGRPTVLLADHPVTGGYPVIAVVTAASLDRFAQLRPGQEVAFRHA, from the coding sequence ATGAGCCTCCACGTCCTCGCCCCGGGCCCGCTCGCGCTCGTGCAGGACCTCGGCCGTCCGGGTCTCGCGCACCTCGGCGTGAGCCCGTCGGGAGCGCTCGACCGCGGCGCCCTCGCGCTGGCCAACCGGCTCGTCGGCAACGCCGAGGGCGCGGCGGGTGTCGAGGTGCTGCTCGGCGGATTCGAGGCCCGCGTCGACGCGCCGCTCTGGTTCGCCGTCACCGGGGCGGAGGCGCCGCTGACGCTCGACGGACGCCCGCTGGACCCGAACCTCCCGCACCGCGCCGAGGCCGGCCAGCTCCTCCGCCTCGGTGGCGCGACCGCGGGTCTGCGCCTCTACCTGGCGCTCCGCGGCGGCGTCGCCGTGCCGCCCGTGCTCGGCTCTCGGTCGCGTGACGTGCTCGCCTCGCTCGGCCCAGCGCCCCTCGCCGCCGGTGACGTGCTGCCCGCCGGGGACCTCGCCGCCCATCCCGTGCCCGCGATCGACGTCGTCCCGGTCGAGCGACCGGCCGCAGGCGCGGTCGAGGTGCACGCGTCCCGCGGCCCGCGCGCCGACTGGTTCACGCCGGATGCGCTCGACGCCTTCTACGGCACCGCGTGGCGGATCGGAGCCGACAGCAACCGTGTCGGCGCCCGGCTCGACCCGCCGGCCGCCGCGCCCGTGAGCCTTCTCGAGCGCCGCCTCCACGCCGAGCTCCCCAGCGAGCCCATGGTCGCGGGCTCCGTGCAGGTCTCGCCAGACGGCCGTCCGACCGTGCTGCTGGCCGATCACCCGGTGACCGGCGGCTACCCGGTGATCGCGGTCGTGACCGCGGCCTCCCTCGACAGGTTCGCGCAGCTGCGGCCCGGGCAGGAGGTCGCGTTCCGGCACGCCTGA
- a CDS encoding GNAT family N-acetyltransferase, whose protein sequence is MTASRPDPAAVLDGRLVRLRALTLDDLPDLFDAIGRPEVFAGGWGGGPAAYRDTYEEWRDFILGYLAWGSGNVTAVCLRDGDRLVGTTTLGDFDLVNGSAHIGWTAYAPEVWGTSVNAETKRLLLGTAFDHGFERVKLQADVLNERSRAAILRLGATFEGVLRHTQPRADGSWRDTAVYSVLREEWPRVRDGLDARLAEAAAAE, encoded by the coding sequence ATGACCGCCTCCCGCCCCGATCCCGCCGCCGTGCTCGATGGCCGGCTGGTGCGGCTGCGCGCCCTCACGCTCGACGACCTGCCGGACCTGTTCGATGCGATCGGGCGGCCCGAGGTGTTCGCCGGAGGCTGGGGAGGCGGCCCCGCGGCGTACCGCGACACCTACGAGGAGTGGCGCGACTTCATCCTCGGCTACCTCGCCTGGGGCAGCGGCAACGTGACCGCGGTCTGCCTCCGGGACGGCGACCGGCTGGTCGGGACGACGACGCTCGGCGACTTCGACCTGGTCAACGGCTCGGCGCACATCGGCTGGACGGCCTACGCGCCGGAGGTCTGGGGAACGTCCGTGAACGCGGAGACCAAACGCCTGCTGCTCGGCACCGCCTTCGATCACGGATTCGAGCGCGTCAAGCTGCAGGCCGACGTGCTGAACGAGCGCTCGCGCGCGGCCATCCTGCGCCTCGGCGCGACCTTCGAGGGCGTGCTCCGGCACACGCAGCCGCGCGCGGACGGGAGCTGGCGCGACACGGCGGTGTACTCGGTCCTCCGCGAGGAGTGGCCGCGGGTTCGCGACGGGCTCGACGCCCGGCTGGCGGAGGCTGCGGCCGCCGAGTAG
- a CDS encoding SDR family oxidoreductase, with the protein MSGERVLVTGGSGFVGAHCVLALLQAGYDVRTTIRTPARAADVRSQLRAGGVDDPGDRLAFAVADLTSDAGWSDAVAGCRHVLHVASPFPRRQPKDPDELVVPARDGALRVLRAARDAGVQRVVLTSSFAAIGYGHAPTDRAFTEEDWTELDSGRPVSPYVRSKTLAERAAWEFIEREGGPLELATVNPVGVLGPVLGPDVSSSVELIRLLREGRLPRLPDVHFGIVDARDVAALHLLAMTRPEAAGQRFLAIAGEVMSAQEVALLIRGHLGAAGGHRISTKLMPNWMVKAAAPFNRQVRDSLGDIGVVRRASGDKAGRVLGWEPRSREEAVIATVDTLPVQPTR; encoded by the coding sequence ATGAGCGGCGAACGCGTCCTGGTGACCGGAGGGTCGGGCTTCGTCGGCGCGCACTGCGTGCTGGCGCTGCTGCAGGCCGGCTACGACGTCCGTACGACGATCCGCACCCCGGCGCGCGCCGCCGACGTGCGCTCCCAGCTGCGCGCGGGAGGCGTGGACGACCCGGGCGACCGCCTGGCGTTCGCCGTCGCCGACCTCACCAGCGACGCGGGCTGGAGCGACGCCGTCGCCGGCTGCCGGCACGTGCTTCACGTCGCCTCCCCGTTCCCGCGCCGCCAGCCCAAGGACCCGGACGAACTGGTCGTCCCCGCCCGCGACGGCGCCCTGCGGGTGCTGCGGGCGGCGCGCGACGCCGGCGTGCAGCGGGTCGTGCTCACCTCCTCGTTCGCCGCGATCGGCTACGGCCACGCGCCGACCGACCGGGCCTTCACGGAGGAGGACTGGACCGAGCTCGACAGCGGCCGTCCGGTCAGCCCGTACGTGCGCTCCAAGACGCTCGCCGAGCGCGCGGCGTGGGAGTTCATCGAGCGCGAAGGCGGGCCGTTGGAGCTCGCGACGGTCAACCCGGTCGGCGTGCTCGGCCCGGTGCTCGGCCCCGACGTCTCGAGCTCGGTGGAGCTGATCCGGCTGCTGCGGGAGGGACGCCTCCCGCGCCTTCCCGACGTCCACTTCGGCATCGTGGACGCGCGCGACGTCGCCGCGCTGCACCTGCTCGCGATGACGCGGCCGGAGGCCGCCGGGCAGCGCTTCCTCGCCATCGCGGGGGAGGTCATGAGCGCTCAGGAGGTCGCCCTCCTGATCCGCGGCCACCTCGGCGCCGCGGGCGGTCACCGCATCAGCACGAAACTCATGCCCAACTGGATGGTCAAGGCGGCGGCGCCGTTCAACCGGCAGGTGCGCGACTCCCTGGGCGACATCGGGGTCGTGCGACGGGCCTCCGGAGACAAGGCCGGACGGGTGCTCGGCTGGGAGCCGCGGAGCCGCGAGGAGGCCGTCATCGCGACCGTCGACACCCTCCCGGTGCAGCCGACGCGCTAG
- a CDS encoding LamB/YcsF family protein, whose amino-acid sequence MTRSVDLNSDLGEAFGAWGMGDDAAMLRVVTSANVACGFHAGDPSTMLATCRTAAERGVAIGAHVSYRDLAGFGRRAMDVPATELRDEVLYQLAALVGVARVAGAEVRYVKPHGALYNRIVTDAAQAAAVAEAVALFDDGLALLGLAGSAIERAAAGAGLRFVREAFVDRAYRPDGTLVPRTEPGAVLHGDDGIAERALRLAAEGRVTASDGTDIAVEVDSLCVHGDTPGAVAMAEAVRARLDAAGIPVAAFA is encoded by the coding sequence ATGACGCGTTCCGTCGACCTCAACAGCGATCTCGGCGAGGCGTTCGGCGCCTGGGGGATGGGCGACGACGCCGCCATGCTGCGCGTCGTGACGAGCGCGAACGTCGCGTGCGGCTTCCACGCCGGCGACCCGAGCACGATGCTCGCCACCTGCCGCACGGCCGCCGAGCGCGGTGTCGCGATCGGCGCGCACGTCTCCTATCGCGACCTGGCGGGCTTCGGGAGGCGCGCGATGGACGTCCCCGCCACCGAGCTCCGCGACGAGGTGCTGTACCAGCTGGCCGCTCTGGTCGGGGTGGCCCGCGTCGCCGGTGCCGAGGTCCGCTACGTGAAGCCGCACGGCGCCCTCTACAACCGGATCGTGACCGACGCCGCCCAGGCCGCCGCCGTCGCCGAGGCGGTCGCTCTGTTCGACGACGGCCTCGCCCTCCTCGGGCTGGCCGGGTCCGCGATCGAGCGCGCGGCGGCCGGCGCCGGACTGCGCTTCGTCCGCGAGGCGTTCGTCGATCGCGCCTACCGGCCCGACGGCACGCTCGTGCCGCGCACAGAGCCCGGCGCCGTCCTGCACGGCGACGACGGCATCGCCGAGCGCGCGCTCCGGCTCGCCGCAGAGGGCCGGGTGACCGCGTCCGACGGCACCGACATCGCCGTGGAGGTCGATTCGCTCTGCGTGCACGGCGACACCCCCGGCGCGGTCGCGATGGCGGAGGCGGTCCGCGCCCGGCTCGACGCCGCCGGCATCCCGGTGGCCGCGTTCGCATGA
- a CDS encoding spermidine synthase, producing the protein MSQNPSVVLGESGYLAVVEPDRFVPGAYQLVVDGTPQSHVNLDDPSQLFFEYIQRMGNVIDLIGEPGEPITAVHLGAGALTLPRYIAHTRPGSRQQVVELESRLVELVRENLPLPRYASIRIRHGDAREVVGKLPAGLRGAVDLLVIDIFSGSRTPAHVTSVEFYRSAVSLLKPGGIVLVNVADGPPLAFARSQVATLGQVVGNVAALAETQVLKGRRFGNVVLVGSDSPLPLEWLPRLLASGPHPAKAVAGDELRAFVAGAPIVTDQTSVPSPPPARNIFQTGTRRD; encoded by the coding sequence GTGTCGCAGAACCCCTCCGTCGTGCTCGGTGAGAGCGGCTACCTCGCGGTCGTCGAGCCGGACCGGTTCGTGCCGGGGGCGTACCAGCTCGTGGTGGACGGCACCCCGCAGTCGCACGTGAACCTCGACGACCCCTCCCAGCTGTTCTTCGAGTACATCCAGCGGATGGGCAACGTCATCGACCTCATCGGCGAGCCGGGCGAGCCGATCACGGCCGTGCACCTCGGCGCCGGCGCGCTGACCCTCCCCCGCTACATCGCGCACACCCGGCCGGGGTCGCGGCAGCAGGTCGTGGAGCTGGAGTCGCGGCTGGTCGAACTCGTGCGCGAGAACCTGCCACTGCCGCGGTACGCCTCCATCCGCATCCGCCACGGAGACGCCCGCGAGGTCGTCGGCAAGCTCCCCGCGGGTCTGCGGGGAGCGGTCGACCTGCTCGTGATCGACATCTTCAGCGGCTCGCGGACGCCCGCGCACGTGACGAGCGTCGAGTTCTACCGGTCGGCGGTGTCGCTGCTCAAGCCGGGCGGGATCGTACTCGTCAACGTCGCCGACGGGCCTCCGCTCGCCTTCGCGCGCAGCCAGGTCGCCACCCTCGGCCAGGTCGTCGGCAACGTGGCCGCGCTCGCCGAGACGCAGGTGCTGAAGGGCAGGAGGTTCGGCAACGTCGTGCTCGTCGGCTCCGACTCCCCGCTGCCGCTGGAGTGGCTGCCGCGGCTGCTCGCGAGCGGACCGCACCCGGCGAAGGCGGTCGCGGGCGACGAGCTGCGCGCGTTCGTGGCGGGCGCGCCGATCGTGACCGACCAGACCAGCGTGCCGTCGCCTCCGCCCGCGCGGAACATCTTCCAGACGGGGACGCGGCGGGACTGA
- a CDS encoding PQQ-dependent sugar dehydrogenase: MRRSTRPALLAITAALTAAALAACTASAPTPRPTETRTPTSTPRPTASSSPVAAIPWQPGERTTDLATGLEAPWSAVPLPSGSTLISERDSGDVIERLPQGGQRLAGTVPGVVHTGESGLLGLAVPTGSAPPYLYAYETTADDNRVVRLPLTGVPGSYALGAPEPVVTGIPKAANHDGGRIAFGPDGMLYITAGDASQPDRAQDVASLGGKILRVTPEGNVPGDNPFPGSPVWSFGHRNPQGIGWDSHGTMWASEFGQNTWDELNIITPGSNYGWPAVEGIGGDPAYTDPVQQWSTDEASPSGLAIVGDTIFIAGLGGERLWTVWSTDGHAPVTAEAFFDGELGRLRDVVARGDRIWLLTNDTDGRGDPGPGDDRLVEVPLTPADPARLPG; the protein is encoded by the coding sequence ATGCGCCGCTCCACCCGCCCCGCCCTGCTCGCCATCACGGCAGCACTGACGGCCGCCGCCCTCGCCGCGTGCACCGCATCGGCGCCGACGCCCCGCCCGACGGAGACCCGGACGCCGACATCGACGCCGCGCCCGACCGCTTCGTCGTCGCCCGTCGCCGCGATCCCCTGGCAGCCGGGGGAGCGGACCACCGACCTGGCGACCGGCCTGGAGGCGCCCTGGTCGGCGGTCCCGCTGCCGAGCGGGTCGACCCTGATCAGCGAGCGCGACTCCGGCGACGTGATCGAGCGGCTGCCGCAGGGCGGCCAGCGGCTCGCCGGAACCGTGCCCGGGGTCGTGCACACCGGCGAGAGCGGCCTGCTCGGCCTCGCCGTCCCCACGGGAAGTGCGCCGCCGTACCTGTACGCGTACGAGACGACCGCCGACGACAACCGCGTGGTGCGCCTCCCGCTGACCGGCGTTCCCGGCAGCTACGCGCTGGGAGCCCCCGAACCGGTCGTGACCGGCATCCCCAAGGCCGCCAACCACGACGGAGGCCGCATCGCCTTCGGCCCGGACGGCATGCTCTACATCACCGCCGGCGACGCCTCGCAGCCCGACCGCGCACAGGACGTCGCCTCGCTCGGCGGCAAGATCCTCCGGGTGACGCCGGAGGGCAACGTGCCCGGGGACAACCCGTTCCCCGGCTCCCCGGTGTGGTCGTTCGGCCACCGCAACCCGCAGGGCATCGGCTGGGACTCGCACGGCACCATGTGGGCCAGCGAGTTCGGCCAGAACACCTGGGACGAGCTCAACATCATCACGCCGGGGTCGAACTACGGCTGGCCGGCCGTCGAGGGCATCGGCGGCGATCCCGCCTACACCGACCCGGTGCAGCAGTGGTCGACCGACGAGGCGAGCCCGAGCGGTCTGGCCATCGTGGGTGACACCATCTTCATCGCCGGGCTCGGCGGCGAGCGCCTCTGGACCGTCTGGTCGACCGACGGGCACGCTCCGGTGACCGCAGAGGCGTTCTTCGACGGCGAGCTGGGAAGGCTGCGCGACGTCGTGGCGCGCGGCGACCGCATCTGGCTGCTCACCAACGACACCGACGGGCGCGGAGACCCGGGGCCGGGGGACGACCGGCTGGTGGAGGTGCCGCTCACCCCGGCCGATCCGGCACGGCTTCCCGGCTGA
- a CDS encoding 5-oxoprolinase subunit B family protein: protein MTRRILPSGDRALLVEVDGLEEVLALYPALQRSRPPGVVDLVPAARTIGVTLDPRLLPLASAAAWLERTAPDATPRDDGPAVELTVRYDGPDLAEVAALLGLDERAVIDLHTGSVWRVAFGGFAPGFGYLVTDHDRLHVPRRSTPRTAVPAGAVALAGAFSGVYPRTSPGGWQLIGTTDATLWDPSADPPALLRPGAVVRFREAR from the coding sequence ATGACGCGTCGCATCCTCCCCTCGGGCGACCGCGCGCTCCTCGTGGAGGTCGACGGACTGGAGGAGGTGCTCGCCCTCTATCCCGCGCTGCAGCGCAGCCGCCCGCCGGGCGTGGTCGACCTGGTGCCCGCCGCCCGGACCATCGGGGTCACGCTCGACCCGCGCCTCCTGCCGCTCGCCTCGGCCGCCGCGTGGCTCGAGCGCACCGCGCCCGACGCGACCCCGCGCGACGACGGCCCGGCCGTCGAGCTGACCGTCCGCTATGACGGACCCGACCTCGCCGAGGTCGCCGCGCTGCTGGGCCTCGACGAGCGCGCGGTGATCGACCTGCACACGGGTTCCGTCTGGAGGGTCGCGTTCGGCGGCTTCGCGCCCGGCTTCGGCTACCTCGTGACCGACCACGACCGGCTCCACGTGCCGCGCCGCAGCACGCCCCGCACGGCGGTGCCCGCGGGAGCCGTCGCGCTCGCCGGCGCGTTCAGCGGCGTCTATCCGCGCACGAGTCCCGGCGGCTGGCAGCTCATCGGCACGACCGACGCGACGCTCTGGGACCCGTCGGCCGATCCGCCCGCCCTGCTCCGCCCGGGTGCCGTGGTGCGGTTCCGGGAGGCGCGATGA
- a CDS encoding SprT-like domain-containing protein, whose amino-acid sequence MAELERVRRWADALIALHLDPQVWSFDFDNAKTRAGLCNYTAKRITVSRYLASRYDDDEIHQILLHEVAHALAGSRAGHGPRWRAIALDLGYEGKRLHGGAIADDLAPWVGTCPNGHTHYRYRKPARALACGACSRRFDAANLISWQHREVSSAQRRVAAAAATERLR is encoded by the coding sequence ATGGCCGAGCTCGAGCGGGTGCGGCGCTGGGCGGACGCCCTGATCGCGCTGCACCTCGACCCGCAGGTGTGGAGCTTCGACTTCGACAACGCGAAGACCCGCGCCGGGCTGTGCAACTACACCGCCAAGCGGATCACCGTCTCGCGCTACCTCGCGTCGCGCTACGACGACGACGAGATCCACCAGATCCTGCTGCACGAGGTGGCGCACGCGCTCGCCGGATCGCGCGCCGGTCACGGTCCGCGCTGGCGGGCCATCGCGCTCGACCTCGGCTACGAGGGCAAGCGGCTGCACGGCGGCGCCATCGCGGACGACCTGGCGCCGTGGGTCGGCACCTGCCCGAACGGTCACACGCACTACCGCTACCGCAAGCCGGCGCGTGCGTTGGCGTGCGGAGCCTGCAGCAGGCGCTTCGACGCCGCCAACCTGATCTCGTGGCAGCACCGCGAGGTGTCGTCGGCGCAGCGCCGGGTGGCAGCGGCCGCCGCCACCGAGCGGCTGCGCTGA
- the rpoB gene encoding DNA-directed RNA polymerase subunit beta, translating to MAAARNATNTDKTPKNGRAASRLSFAKIADTLTVPDLLALQTESFDWLVGNDAWKARVAEAEAQGRQDLPAATGLEEIFEEISPIEDLGETMQLSFTNPFLEEKKYSIDECKEKGKTYAAPLYVEAEFMNHLTGEIKTQTVFMGDFPLMTERGTFIINGTERVVVSQLVRSPGVYFEAAADKTSDKDIYSARIIPSRGAWLEFEIDKRDQVGVRIDRKRKQSVTVFLKALGLTSEEILAEFAGFQSIEATLEKDTVLTKEEALKDIYRKLRPGEQVAAEAARALLDNFYFNPKRYDLAKVGRYKINRKLGLEAPLTDSVLTTQDIIATIKYLVSLHDGQTTIKGLRNGELTDIRIDVDDIDHFGNRRIRAVGELIQNQVRTGLSRMERVVRERMTTQDIEAITPQTLINVRPVVAAIKEFFGTSQLSQFMDQNNPLAGLTHKRRLSALGPGGLSRERAGVEVRDVHPSHYGRMCPIETPEGPNIGLIGSLASFARINSFGFIETPYRKVVGGKVTDQIDYLTASEEDDYIVAQANAPLTADSHFAEERVLARQKGGEVDLVPADLIGYMDVSPRQMVSVGTSLIPFLEHDDANRALMGANMQRQAVPLLRSESPLVGTGMEGYAAIDAGDVVTADKSGVVSEVSADAVTVMADDGTYQTYYLRKFDRSNQGTSYNHRVVVDEGDRIEAGEVVADGPATENGELALGKNLLVAFMPWEGHNFEDAIILSQNLVKDDTLSSIHIEEYEVDARDTKLGKEEITRDLPNVSPDLLADLDERGIIRIGAEVRPGDILVGKVTPKGETELSAEERLLRAIFNEKSREVRDTSLKVPHGEEGTIIGVKVFDAQDGDDELGSGVNQRVVVYIAQKRKITAGDKLAGRHGNKGVISKILPVEDMPFLADGTPVDVILNPLGVPGRMNFGQVLEIHLGWIAKNGWNIEGIPEWAAQLPEAALSAEPNTKVATPVFDGAKEDEIAGLLDSTLPTRDGDRLIGSSGKTQLFDGRSGEPYPDPVSVGYMYILKLHHLVDDKIHARSTGPYSMITQQPLGGKAQFGGQRFGEMEVWALEAYGAAYALQELLTIKSDDILGRVKVYEAIVKGENIQEPGIPESFKVLIKEMQSLCLNVEVLSADGQTVSLRDSDDEAFRAAEELGINISSRFESSSIDEI from the coding sequence TTGGCTGCTGCGCGCAACGCAACCAACACCGACAAGACACCCAAGAACGGACGAGCCGCCTCTCGTCTCTCGTTCGCCAAGATCGCAGACACCCTGACCGTTCCCGATCTGCTCGCTCTGCAGACCGAGAGCTTCGACTGGCTGGTCGGCAACGACGCGTGGAAGGCTCGCGTCGCCGAGGCCGAGGCCCAGGGCCGTCAGGATCTTCCCGCCGCGACGGGCCTCGAGGAGATCTTCGAGGAGATCTCTCCCATCGAGGACCTCGGCGAGACCATGCAGCTCTCCTTCACGAACCCGTTCCTGGAGGAGAAGAAGTACTCCATCGACGAGTGCAAGGAGAAGGGCAAGACCTACGCGGCCCCGCTCTACGTCGAGGCCGAGTTCATGAACCACCTCACCGGTGAGATCAAGACCCAGACGGTCTTCATGGGCGACTTCCCGCTCATGACCGAGCGCGGCACGTTCATCATCAACGGCACCGAGCGCGTCGTCGTCTCGCAGCTCGTCCGCTCGCCGGGCGTCTACTTCGAGGCCGCCGCCGACAAGACCTCCGACAAGGACATCTACTCGGCGCGCATCATCCCGAGCCGCGGCGCGTGGCTCGAGTTCGAGATCGACAAGCGCGACCAGGTCGGCGTCCGCATCGACCGCAAGCGCAAGCAGTCGGTCACCGTGTTCCTGAAGGCCCTCGGCCTCACCAGCGAGGAGATCCTCGCCGAGTTCGCCGGCTTCCAGTCCATCGAGGCCACCCTGGAGAAGGACACCGTCCTCACCAAGGAGGAGGCGCTCAAGGACATCTACCGCAAGCTGCGTCCGGGCGAGCAGGTCGCCGCCGAGGCCGCGCGTGCGCTCCTCGACAACTTCTACTTCAACCCGAAGCGCTACGACCTCGCCAAGGTCGGCCGCTACAAGATCAACCGCAAGCTCGGCCTCGAGGCCCCGCTGACGGACTCGGTGCTGACCACCCAGGACATCATCGCGACGATCAAGTACCTCGTGTCGCTGCACGACGGCCAGACCACCATCAAGGGCCTCCGTAACGGCGAGCTGACCGACATCCGCATCGACGTCGACGACATCGACCACTTCGGCAACCGTCGTATCCGCGCCGTCGGCGAGCTCATCCAGAACCAGGTCCGCACCGGTCTGTCCCGCATGGAGCGCGTCGTCCGCGAGCGCATGACCACGCAGGACATCGAGGCGATCACCCCGCAGACCCTGATCAACGTGCGCCCCGTCGTCGCCGCGATCAAGGAGTTCTTCGGCACGTCGCAGCTGTCGCAGTTCATGGACCAGAACAACCCGCTCGCGGGCCTGACCCACAAGCGCCGCCTGTCGGCGCTGGGCCCCGGTGGTCTGAGCCGTGAGCGCGCCGGCGTCGAGGTCCGTGACGTCCACCCGTCGCACTACGGCCGCATGTGCCCGATCGAGACCCCGGAAGGCCCGAACATCGGCCTCATCGGCTCGCTCGCGTCCTTCGCGCGCATCAACTCGTTCGGCTTCATCGAGACGCCGTACCGCAAGGTCGTCGGCGGCAAGGTCACCGACCAGATCGACTACCTCACCGCCTCCGAGGAGGACGACTACATCGTCGCCCAGGCGAACGCCCCGCTCACCGCGGACAGCCACTTCGCCGAGGAGCGCGTGCTCGCCCGTCAGAAGGGCGGCGAGGTCGACCTCGTCCCGGCCGACCTGATCGGCTACATGGACGTCTCCCCGCGCCAGATGGTCTCGGTGGGCACCTCGCTCATCCCGTTCCTCGAGCACGACGACGCCAACCGCGCGCTCATGGGCGCCAACATGCAGCGCCAGGCCGTGCCGCTCCTCCGCTCGGAGAGCCCGCTGGTCGGCACCGGCATGGAGGGCTACGCCGCGATCGACGCCGGTGACGTGGTCACCGCCGACAAGTCCGGTGTGGTCTCCGAGGTCTCGGCCGACGCAGTCACCGTGATGGCGGACGACGGCACGTACCAGACGTACTACCTCCGCAAGTTCGACCGCTCCAACCAGGGCACCTCGTACAACCACCGCGTTGTCGTCGACGAGGGCGACCGGATCGAGGCGGGCGAGGTCGTCGCAGACGGCCCGGCCACCGAGAACGGCGAGCTCGCGCTGGGCAAGAACCTCCTCGTGGCGTTCATGCCGTGGGAGGGTCACAACTTCGAGGACGCCATCATCCTCAGCCAGAACCTGGTGAAGGACGACACCCTCTCCTCGATCCACATCGAGGAGTACGAGGTCGACGCCCGCGACACCAAGCTCGGCAAGGAGGAGATCACCCGCGACCTCCCGAACGTCAGCCCGGACCTCCTGGCCGACCTCGACGAGCGCGGCATCATCCGCATCGGCGCCGAGGTGCGCCCCGGCGACATCCTCGTCGGCAAGGTCACGCCGAAGGGCGAGACCGAGCTGAGCGCCGAGGAGCGCCTGCTCCGCGCGATCTTCAACGAGAAGAGCCGCGAGGTGCGCGACACCTCCCTCAAGGTTCCGCACGGCGAGGAGGGCACCATCATCGGTGTCAAGGTCTTCGACGCGCAGGACGGCGACGACGAGCTCGGCTCCGGCGTGAACCAGCGCGTGGTGGTCTACATCGCCCAGAAGCGCAAGATCACCGCGGGTGACAAGCTCGCCGGCCGTCACGGCAACAAGGGCGTCATCTCCAAGATCCTTCCGGTCGAGGACATGCCGTTCCTCGCGGACGGCACCCCGGTCGACGTGATCCTCAACCCGCTCGGCGTCCCCGGCCGCATGAACTTCGGTCAGGTGCTGGAGATCCACCTCGGCTGGATCGCCAAGAACGGCTGGAACATCGAGGGCATCCCCGAGTGGGCGGCCCAGCTGCCCGAGGCCGCGCTGAGCGCAGAGCCGAACACCAAGGTCGCGACCCCGGTGTTCGACGGCGCGAAGGAGGACGAGATCGCGGGTCTGCTCGACTCGACGCTCCCGACCCGCGACGGCGACCGCCTGATCGGCTCCTCCGGCAAGACCCAGCTGTTCGACGGCCGCTCCGGCGAGCCGTACCCGGACCCTGTGTCGGTCGGCTACATGTACATCCTGAAGCTGCACCACCTGGTCGACGACAAGATCCACGCCCGTTCGACCGGCCCGTACTCGATGATCACCCAGCAGCCGCTCGGCGGTAAGGCGCAGTTCGGCGGTCAGCGCTTCGGCGAGATGGAGGTGTGGGCCCTCGAGGCGTACGGCGCCGCCTACGCGCTGCAGGAGCTCCTCACCATCAAGTCGGACGACATCCTCGGCCGCGTGAAGGTGTACGAGGCCATCGTCAAGGGTGAGAACATCCAGGAGCCGGGCATCCCGGAGTCCTTCAAGGTCCTCATCAAGGAGATGCAGTCCCTCTGCCTGAACGTGGAGGTGCTCTCCGCGGACGGCCAGACGGTCAGCCTGCGCGACTCCGACGACGAGGCCTTCCGCGCCGCAGAGGAGCTCGGCATCAACATCTCCTCCCGCTTCGAGTCCTCGTCGATCGACGAGATCTGA